A region of Homo sapiens chromosome X, GRCh38.p14 Primary Assembly DNA encodes the following proteins:
- the POU3F4 gene encoding POU domain, class 3, transcription factor 4: MATAASNPYSILSSTSLVHADSAGMQQGSPFRNPQKLLQSDYLQGVPSNGHPLGHHWVTSLSDGGPWSSTLATSPLDQQDVKPGREDLQLGAIIHHRSPHVAHHSPHTNHPNAWGASPAPNPSITSSGQPLNVYSQPGFTVSGMLEHGGLTPPPAAASAQSLHPVLREPPDHGELGSHHCQDHSDEETPTSDELEQFAKQFKQRRIKLGFTQADVGLALGTLYGNVFSQTTICRFEALQLSFKNMCKLKPLLNKWLEEADSSTGSPTSIDKIAAQGRKRKKRTSIEVSVKGVLETHFLKCPKPAAQEISSLADSLQLEKEVVRVWFCNRRQKEKRMTPPGDQQPHEVYSHTVKTDTSCHDL, translated from the coding sequence ATGGCCACAGCTGCCTCGAATCCCTACAGCATTCTCAGTTCCACCTCCCTAGTCCATGCGGACTCTGCGGGCATGCAGCAGGGGAGTCCTTTCCGCAACCCTCAGAAACTTCTCCAAAGTGATTACTTGCAGGGAGTTCCCAGCAATGGGCATCCCCTCGGGCATCACTGGGTGACCAGTCTGAGCGACGGGGGCCCATGGTCCTCCACACTGGCCACCAGCCCCCTGGACCAGCAGGACGTGAAGCCCGGGCGCGAAGACCTGCAACTGGGTGCGATCATCCATCACCGCTCGCCACACGTAGCCCACCACTCACCGCACACTAACCACCCCAACGCCTGGGGGGCCAGCCCGGCACCGAACCCGTCTATCACGTCAAGCGGCCAACCCCTCAACGTGTACTCGCAGCCTGGCTTCACCGTGAGCGGCATGCTGGAACACGGGGGACTCACCCCACCTCCAGCTGCCGCCTCTGCACAGAGCCTGCACCCGGTGCTCCGAGAGCCCCCGGATCACGGCGAACTGGGCTCGCACCATTGCCAGGATCACTCCGACGAGGAGACGCCAACCTCTGATGAGTTGGAACAGTTCGCCAAACAATTCAAACAAAGAAGAATCAAGTTGGGCTTCACGCAGGCCGACGTGGGGTTGGCGCTGGGCACACTGTATGGTAACGTGTTCTCGCAGACCACCATCTGCAGGTTCGAGGCCTTGCAGCTGAGCTTCAAAAATATGTGCAAGCTGAAGCCCCTGCTGAACAAGTGGCTGGAGGAGGCGGATTCGTCCACAGGGAGCCCGACCAGCATTGACAAGATCGCTGCACAGGGCCGCAAGCGCAAGAAGCGGACCTCCATCGAGGTGAGTGTCAAGGGCGTACTGGAGACGCATTTCCTCAAGTGTCCCAAGCCTGCCGCGCAGGAGATCTCCTCGCTGGCAGACAGCCTCCAGTTGGAGAAGGAAGTGGTGCGTGTCTGGTTCTGTAATcgaagacaaaaagagaaaagaatgactCCGCCAGGGGATCAGCAGCCGCATGAGGTTTATTCGCACACCGTGAAAACAGACACATCTTGCCATGATCTCTGA